A window from Flavobacterium sp. 83 encodes these proteins:
- a CDS encoding NADH-quinone oxidoreductase subunit I → MSIESISLSGRKKMVSNKEMTFFERMYLIAIVKGLIITIKHLFSRKVTIQYPEQVREMSPVYRGQHMLKRDEEGRENCTACGLCALSCPAEAITMKAEERKADEKHLYREEKYASIYQINMLRCIFCGLCEEACPKDAIYLTTSKVLVPSSYEREDFIFGKDKLVMPLEMAMKNAQLKNAN, encoded by the coding sequence ATGTCAATAGAAAGTATATCCTTATCGGGAAGAAAAAAAATGGTCTCTAATAAAGAGATGACTTTTTTTGAAAGAATGTATCTCATTGCTATAGTCAAAGGTTTGATTATTACAATTAAGCACTTGTTTAGTAGGAAAGTGACGATTCAATATCCAGAGCAAGTACGAGAAATGAGTCCAGTTTATCGTGGTCAACACATGTTGAAACGTGATGAGGAAGGACGTGAGAATTGTACAGCTTGTGGTTTGTGTGCGTTGTCTTGTCCTGCAGAAGCAATCACGATGAAGGCAGAGGAGCGCAAAGCGGATGAAAAGCATTTGTACAGAGAAGAGAAATATGCGTCGATTTACCAGATCAATATGTTACGTTGTATTTTTTGTGGATTATGTGAAGAGGCTTGTCCAAAAGATGCAATTTATCTGACGACTTCAAAAGTATTGGTTCCTTCTAGTTATGAAAGAGAAGATTTTATCTTTGGAAAAGACAAACTGGTCATGCCTTTAGAAATGGCAATGAAAAATGCTCAACTTAAAAACGCTAATTAA
- a CDS encoding NADH-quinone oxidoreductase subunit B — protein sequence MSDSKINMVEPPEGVVGEGFFATKLNDVVGMARANSLWPLPFATSCCGIEFMATMASHYDLARFGSERVSFSPRQADMLMVMGTISKKMAPILRQVYEQMSEPRWVIAVGACACSGGIFDTYSVLQGIDKVIPVDVYVPGCPPRPEQIVDGVMKLQELVRNESVRRRSSPEYQELLASYNIK from the coding sequence ATGAGCGATTCTAAAATAAATATGGTTGAGCCACCTGAAGGTGTTGTTGGGGAAGGTTTCTTCGCTACAAAACTGAATGATGTTGTGGGAATGGCTCGTGCTAATTCATTATGGCCTTTACCATTTGCAACTTCTTGTTGTGGGATTGAATTTATGGCTACAATGGCTTCGCATTATGATTTGGCACGTTTTGGTTCGGAACGAGTGAGTTTTTCTCCTCGTCAAGCGGATATGCTTATGGTAATGGGAACAATTTCCAAAAAAATGGCGCCAATCTTACGTCAGGTTTACGAACAAATGTCAGAACCTCGTTGGGTTATCGCTGTTGGAGCTTGTGCTTGTTCAGGTGGGATTTTTGATACCTATTCTGTTTTGCAAGGAATTGACAAAGTGATTCCAGTTGATGTTTATGTTCCAGGTTGTCCGCCAAGACCAGAACAAATTGTTGATGGTGTTATGAAATTGCAGGAATTAGTAAGGAATGAATCTGTAAGAAGAAGGAGTTCTCCAGAATACCAAGAATTATTGGCTTCTTATAATATCAAATAA
- the nuoH gene encoding NADH-quinone oxidoreductase subunit NuoH — translation MDSTIIIEKSVIIVAVFALTMLMAMYSTWAERKVAAWLQDRVGPNRAGPFGLFQPLADGLKLFSKEEFEPNTPNRFLFFVGPAIAMSTALMTSAVIPWGDRLHLFGRDILLQATDLNIGLLYFFGVVSVGVYGIMIGGWASNNKFSLMGAVRAASQMVSYEVAMGLSMIALLMMTGTLSLREISAQQAGMNWNVFYQPLSFIIFLICAFAETNRTPFDLAECESELIGGYHTEYSSMKMGFYLFAEYANMFISSTILAVLFFGGYNYPGMSWVVENWGVNIANIIGFGALFIKLCGFIFFYMWVRWTIPRFRYDQLMHLGWRILIPLSIINIMITGIVILRSEIATYLGF, via the coding sequence ATGGATAGTACTATTATCATAGAAAAAAGTGTCATTATTGTTGCAGTTTTTGCTTTGACAATGTTGATGGCAATGTATTCCACTTGGGCAGAACGAAAAGTTGCCGCTTGGCTTCAAGATCGTGTTGGACCAAACAGAGCCGGTCCTTTTGGATTATTTCAACCGCTTGCCGATGGTTTAAAATTATTCTCTAAAGAAGAATTTGAACCCAATACACCAAACAGATTTTTGTTTTTTGTAGGTCCTGCAATCGCAATGAGTACCGCATTAATGACGAGTGCCGTAATTCCTTGGGGAGACAGGCTGCATTTATTTGGAAGAGATATTTTATTGCAGGCAACTGATTTAAACATTGGATTGTTATACTTTTTTGGAGTTGTATCAGTAGGTGTTTACGGAATCATGATTGGTGGTTGGGCATCTAATAATAAGTTCTCTTTGATGGGTGCTGTTCGTGCCGCTTCGCAAATGGTGTCTTATGAAGTTGCGATGGGACTTTCGATGATTGCTTTGTTGATGATGACCGGAACGTTGAGTTTAAGAGAAATTTCAGCACAACAAGCAGGAATGAATTGGAATGTATTTTACCAACCATTATCTTTTATTATATTTTTAATTTGTGCTTTTGCAGAAACGAACAGAACTCCTTTTGACTTAGCGGAATGTGAAAGTGAATTGATTGGTGGATATCATACGGAATATTCATCGATGAAAATGGGATTTTATTTATTTGCTGAATATGCTAATATGTTTATTTCCTCTACGATTTTGGCGGTTTTATTCTTTGGTGGGTATAATTATCCGGGAATGAGTTGGGTTGTTGAAAATTGGGGTGTAAATATTGCCAATATTATAGGATTTGGTGCTTTGTTTATCAAATTGTGTGGATTCATATTTTTCTACATGTGGGTTCGATGGACTATCCCAAGATTCAGATACGATCAATTGATGCATTTGGGTTGGAGAATATTAATTCCATTATCAATCATCAATATTATGATTACTGGTATTGTAATTTTGAGAAGTGAAATTGCAACTTATTTAGGATTTTAA
- a CDS encoding NADH-quinone oxidoreductase subunit A: MQSDQLNYIPILMQFVLAVGFVVGTILVSGKLGPKRNSEIKDKNFECGIESVGNARIPFSVKYFLVAILFVLFDVEVIFLYPWAINFKELGMEGMVKMVIFMLLLLVGFFYIIKKKALEWE; the protein is encoded by the coding sequence ATGCAGTCCGATCAATTAAATTATATTCCTATTTTAATGCAGTTTGTTTTAGCTGTAGGTTTTGTAGTTGGAACAATACTTGTTTCTGGGAAATTAGGTCCAAAACGTAATTCTGAAATTAAAGATAAAAACTTCGAATGCGGTATTGAATCAGTAGGTAACGCAAGAATTCCGTTTTCGGTTAAATACTTTCTCGTTGCTATATTATTTGTTTTGTTTGATGTTGAGGTAATTTTTCTTTACCCATGGGCAATCAATTTCAAAGAATTGGGAATGGAAGGAATGGTGAAAATGGTAATTTTTATGCTTTTGCTTTTGGTAGGTTTTTTCTACATTATCAAAAAGAAAGCACTAGAGTGGGAATAA
- the nuoF gene encoding NADH-quinone oxidoreductase subunit NuoF, protein MSQKILLDKINIPGIKTYEVYRQNGGYASVEKALKTLTPDEVVEEVKTSGLRGRGGAGFPAGMKWSFIDKKSGKPRHLVCNADESEPGTFKDRYLMEFIPHLLIEGMITSSYALGANLSYIYIRGEYMWVYKILEKAINEAKAAGFLGKNILGSGYDLDLYVHCGAGAYICGEETALIESLEGKRGNPRIKPPFPAISGLWANPTVVNNVETIAAVPWIINNTGAEYAKIGIGRSTGTKLISASGHIKNPGVYEIELGLSVYEFMNSDEYLGGMSSDRPLKAFVPGGSSVPVLPAHLIYKTAAGEDRLMSYESLSDGGFATGSMLGSGGFIVYNDTSCIVRNTWNFSRFYHHESCGQCSPCREGTGWMEKVLHRIENGHGREEDIDLLLSIQSKIEGNTICPLGDAAAWPVAAAIRHFRDEFEYHIRFPEKIKNRDHFVAEPFEKVKHLVSKVIV, encoded by the coding sequence ATGTCACAAAAAATATTATTAGACAAAATAAATATTCCAGGAATTAAAACTTATGAAGTATACCGTCAAAACGGTGGTTACGCTTCAGTTGAAAAAGCCCTAAAAACATTAACGCCAGACGAAGTTGTTGAAGAAGTGAAAACTTCAGGATTACGTGGTCGTGGTGGAGCAGGTTTCCCAGCAGGAATGAAATGGAGTTTTATTGATAAAAAATCAGGAAAACCAAGACATTTAGTTTGTAATGCGGATGAATCAGAGCCGGGAACTTTCAAAGACCGTTATTTGATGGAATTTATTCCTCATTTATTGATTGAAGGAATGATTACTTCCAGTTATGCTTTGGGTGCCAACCTTTCTTACATCTACATTCGTGGAGAGTATATGTGGGTTTATAAAATATTAGAAAAGGCAATTAACGAAGCAAAAGCTGCTGGTTTTTTGGGAAAAAATATATTAGGTTCTGGTTATGACTTGGATTTATACGTTCATTGTGGTGCCGGAGCTTACATTTGTGGTGAAGAAACTGCATTGATTGAATCATTGGAAGGAAAAAGAGGAAATCCTCGTATTAAACCACCATTTCCTGCTATTTCAGGACTTTGGGCAAATCCAACGGTTGTAAATAACGTGGAAACAATTGCCGCTGTGCCTTGGATTATCAATAATACAGGTGCGGAATATGCTAAAATTGGTATCGGACGTTCTACAGGAACCAAATTAATTTCGGCTTCAGGACATATTAAAAATCCTGGTGTTTATGAAATTGAATTGGGTTTAAGTGTTTACGAATTCATGAATTCAGATGAATATTTAGGCGGAATGAGTTCTGACAGGCCTTTAAAAGCTTTTGTACCGGGAGGAAGTTCTGTTCCCGTTTTACCAGCACATTTAATTTATAAAACTGCCGCTGGCGAAGATCGTTTGATGTCATACGAATCGTTAAGTGACGGTGGATTTGCAACTGGTTCTATGTTAGGATCGGGTGGATTTATTGTTTACAATGATACTTCTTGCATTGTTCGTAATACTTGGAATTTCTCTCGTTTTTATCACCATGAAAGTTGTGGACAATGTTCGCCTTGTCGTGAAGGTACAGGCTGGATGGAAAAAGTATTGCACCGAATAGAAAATGGTCATGGTCGTGAAGAAGATATTGATTTGTTGTTGAGCATTCAAAGTAAAATTGAAGGAAACACAATTTGTCCATTAGGTGACGCAGCAGCTTGGCCAGTAGCAGCTGCTATTCGTCATTTTAGAGATGAGTTTGAATACCATATTCGTTTCCCGGAAAAAATAAAAAATAGAGATCATTTTGTTGCTGAACCTTTTGAAAAGGTAAAGCATTTAGTTTCTAAAGTAATCGTATAA
- the aspS gene encoding aspartate--tRNA ligase, with amino-acid sequence MYRSHNCGELNASHINTEVTLAGWVQKSRDKGFMNWVDLRDRYGITQLIFDEGRSDKTVFELAKTLGREFVIQVKGTVIEREAKNKNIATGEIEILVTELKILNASLTPPFTIEDETDGGEDIRMKYRYLDIRRNPVKNSLLFRHKVAMEVRKYLSDLDFCEVETPYLIKSTPEGARDFVVPSRMNEGQFYALPQSPQTFKQLLMVGGMDKYFQIVKCFRDEDLRADRQPEFTQIDCEMAFVEQEDILNIFEGLTRHLLKEIKGIEVEKFPRMTYEHAMKTYGNDKPDIRFGMEFGELNEVAKSKEFPVFNAAELVVGIAVPGVGNYTRKEIDGLIDWVKRPQVGASGMVYVKCNEDGTYKSSVDKFYDQADLSNWAKTTGAQPGDMIFVLSGPADKTRSQLSALRMELATRLGLRNPAEFAPLWVVDFPLLEFDEESGRYHAMHHPFTSPKPEDMHLLETNPGKVRANAYDMVLNGNEIGGGSIRIHDKATQQLMFKYLGFTEEEAKAQFGFLMDAFQFGAPPHGGLAFGLDRLVAILGGQETIRDFIAFPKNNSGRDVMIDAPSTIDESQLKELHIKINL; translated from the coding sequence ATGTATAGAAGTCATAATTGTGGCGAATTAAACGCCTCGCATATTAATACAGAAGTTACACTTGCCGGTTGGGTGCAAAAATCACGTGATAAAGGATTTATGAATTGGGTCGATTTACGCGATCGTTATGGAATCACGCAATTAATTTTTGATGAAGGCCGTTCTGATAAAACAGTTTTCGAATTAGCAAAAACATTGGGTCGTGAATTTGTAATTCAGGTGAAAGGAACTGTTATTGAGCGTGAAGCGAAGAATAAAAACATAGCAACAGGAGAGATAGAAATTTTAGTTACTGAACTGAAGATTCTTAATGCTTCGTTGACACCACCTTTCACAATTGAAGACGAAACAGATGGTGGAGAAGACATCCGAATGAAATACCGTTACCTTGATATAAGAAGAAATCCTGTGAAAAACAGTTTGCTTTTCCGTCATAAAGTAGCGATGGAAGTACGTAAGTATCTTTCTGACTTGGATTTTTGTGAAGTAGAAACTCCTTATTTGATTAAATCTACTCCAGAGGGAGCCAGAGATTTTGTAGTTCCTTCTCGAATGAATGAAGGACAATTTTATGCATTGCCACAATCACCTCAAACATTTAAGCAGTTATTGATGGTGGGTGGAATGGATAAATATTTCCAAATCGTGAAATGTTTCCGTGATGAAGATTTGCGTGCTGATAGACAGCCTGAATTTACACAAATCGATTGCGAAATGGCTTTCGTGGAGCAAGAAGATATTTTGAATATTTTTGAAGGATTGACGAGACATTTGCTAAAAGAAATAAAAGGCATCGAAGTAGAAAAATTTCCTAGAATGACCTATGAGCATGCCATGAAAACATATGGTAATGACAAACCCGACATTCGTTTCGGAATGGAATTTGGTGAATTAAATGAAGTCGCTAAAAGTAAAGAATTTCCAGTTTTTAATGCAGCAGAATTAGTAGTTGGAATTGCCGTTCCCGGAGTTGGAAACTATACTCGTAAGGAAATTGATGGATTAATTGACTGGGTAAAACGCCCTCAAGTTGGTGCTTCAGGAATGGTATATGTAAAATGTAACGAAGACGGAACTTATAAATCATCCGTGGATAAATTCTATGACCAAGCTGATTTAAGCAATTGGGCAAAAACAACAGGGGCACAACCAGGAGATATGATTTTTGTACTTTCGGGACCTGCTGATAAAACCCGTTCTCAATTAAGTGCTTTACGCATGGAATTAGCGACGCGATTAGGATTGAGAAATCCAGCTGAATTTGCGCCACTTTGGGTTGTTGATTTTCCATTATTGGAATTTGATGAAGAAAGCGGTCGTTACCATGCCATGCATCATCCTTTTACCTCTCCTAAGCCAGAAGACATGCACTTATTGGAAACCAATCCAGGAAAAGTTCGTGCTAATGCGTATGATATGGTTTTAAATGGAAATGAAATTGGAGGAGGTTCAATTCGTATTCACGATAAAGCTACACAACAATTAATGTTTAAATATTTAGGTTTCACGGAAGAAGAAGCGAAAGCGCAATTTGGATTTCTGATGGATGCATTTCAGTTTGGTGCACCGCCACACGGAGGTTTGGCTTTTGGATTGGATAGGTTAGTTGCGATTCTTGGTGGACAGGAAACTATCCGAGACTTTATTGCTTTTCCAAAAAATAATTCTGGAAGAGATGTTATGATTGATGCTCCGTCTACAATTGACGAATCACAGTTAAAAGAGCTCCATATAAAAATAAACTTATAG
- the nuoK gene encoding NADH-quinone oxidoreductase subunit NuoK produces MNNILNQIGIENYIFLCVILFCIGVFGVLYRRNAIIVFMSIEIMLNAVNLLFVAFSTYHQDAQGQVFVFFSMAVAAAEVAVGLAILVSIFRNLGSITIDNLKNLKG; encoded by the coding sequence ATGAACAATATTTTAAATCAAATAGGTATAGAAAATTATATATTCCTTTGCGTAATACTTTTTTGTATTGGCGTTTTTGGAGTGCTATACAGACGAAATGCCATTATCGTATTTATGTCAATTGAAATAATGCTGAATGCAGTAAACTTATTGTTTGTAGCATTTTCTACCTATCATCAAGATGCCCAAGGACAAGTTTTTGTGTTTTTCTCGATGGCTGTTGCAGCTGCAGAAGTTGCGGTAGGTTTGGCCATTTTAGTTTCAATATTTAGAAACTTAGGCTCTATTACTATCGATAATTTAAAAAACTTAAAAGGATAA
- a CDS encoding cold-shock protein, translated as MRTGTVKFFNESKGYGFITDEETGKDIFVHASGINAEELREGDRVSYEEEEGRKGKVAAKVAVI; from the coding sequence ATGCGTACAGGTACAGTTAAATTTTTCAATGAATCTAAAGGTTACGGATTCATTACAGACGAAGAAACAGGAAAAGACATTTTTGTTCATGCATCAGGAATCAACGCGGAAGAATTACGCGAAGGTGACAGAGTTAGTTATGAAGAAGAAGAAGGAAGAAAAGGAAAAGTTGCTGCGAAAGTAGCAGTAATCTAA
- a CDS encoding NAD(P)H-dependent oxidoreductase subunit E — protein sequence MERTYHKQEINMTEALMSRINELIGHYPEDKRKSALLPVLHEVQDAHENWLSIELMNKVAEILLIKPIEVYEVVSFYTMYNQRPIGKYMFEFCQTSPCCLNGVEDLMDYTCEKLGVKVGEPTPDGLFEVRGVECLGACGYAPMMQLGDFYKEHLTAAKIDQLIEDCKNDTIILHDK from the coding sequence ATGGAACGTACGTATCACAAACAAGAAATAAATATGACCGAAGCATTGATGTCCCGCATCAATGAATTAATCGGTCATTATCCTGAAGACAAAAGAAAATCGGCATTATTGCCTGTTTTGCATGAAGTTCAAGATGCTCACGAGAATTGGTTGAGTATTGAATTAATGAATAAAGTAGCCGAAATCCTTTTGATCAAACCCATTGAAGTTTACGAAGTAGTGTCGTTTTATACGATGTACAACCAAAGACCAATTGGAAAATACATGTTCGAATTTTGTCAAACTTCACCATGTTGTTTGAATGGAGTGGAAGATTTAATGGATTATACCTGTGAAAAATTAGGTGTAAAAGTGGGTGAGCCTACTCCAGACGGTCTTTTTGAAGTGAGAGGAGTTGAATGTTTAGGTGCTTGTGGTTACGCTCCAATGATGCAATTAGGCGATTTTTACAAAGAACATTTGACGGCAGCAAAAATCGACCAGTTAATTGAAGATTGCAAAAACGATACAATAATATTACACGATAAATAA
- a CDS encoding toxin-antitoxin system YwqK family antitoxin, with protein sequence MKKCIILIAILFTGMIFAQESKPVLEPFGKKVKATYFFENGQVQQEGFFENGKLEGIWVSYDEKGNKTSSGEYQNGIKTGKWFFWSEKSDNGFNNLSEVDYSNNRIASIKNWKQEALANRN encoded by the coding sequence ATGAAAAAATGTATTATTTTAATCGCAATATTATTCACAGGAATGATTTTTGCACAAGAATCAAAACCAGTTTTAGAGCCTTTTGGCAAAAAAGTTAAAGCAACTTACTTCTTTGAAAACGGTCAAGTGCAGCAGGAAGGTTTTTTTGAAAACGGAAAATTAGAAGGGATTTGGGTATCTTATGATGAAAAAGGAAATAAAACTTCATCCGGTGAATATCAAAATGGCATTAAAACAGGAAAGTGGTTTTTTTGGTCTGAAAAAAGCGATAATGGCTTCAACAATTTAAGCGAAGTTGACTATTCTAACAATAGAATAGCTTCGATAAAAAACTGGAAGCAAGAAGCATTAGCTAATAGAAACTAA
- a CDS encoding NADH-quinone oxidoreductase subunit C: protein MALETIQIQEKLVETFDSAVFEFKQEKDIFSFEVAADKITAVILFLKNDPTLRFHFLTDLCGIHYPDNDVDHQFAVVYHLHNWYENKRIKIKAFINGENPEIKTISNIFLSSNWMERETYDFFGINFIGHPQLKRILNMDEMISFPMRKEFPMEDSGRTDKDDRFFGRTTDNY, encoded by the coding sequence ATGGCGCTAGAAACAATACAAATCCAAGAAAAATTAGTTGAAACATTTGATTCGGCTGTTTTTGAATTCAAGCAGGAAAAAGATATATTTTCATTTGAAGTCGCTGCTGATAAAATTACGGCGGTGATTCTTTTTTTGAAAAATGATCCAACATTACGTTTTCATTTTTTAACTGACTTGTGTGGGATTCACTATCCTGACAATGATGTTGATCATCAATTTGCAGTGGTTTATCATTTGCACAACTGGTACGAAAACAAAAGAATTAAAATCAAAGCTTTTATCAACGGTGAAAATCCAGAAATAAAAACGATATCTAATATTTTCTTAAGTTCAAATTGGATGGAAAGAGAAACATATGATTTTTTTGGCATAAACTTCATTGGTCATCCACAATTAAAACGTATTTTGAATATGGATGAAATGATTTCTTTTCCAATGCGAAAAGAATTTCCTATGGAAGATAGCGGAAGAACGGATAAAGATGATCGTTTCTTTGGAAGAACAACCGACAATTATTAA
- a CDS encoding NADH-quinone oxidoreductase subunit D has protein sequence MSELLLPPEHRYAKRIAAQLNEDGSELSILNLGPTHPATHGIFQNILLMDGERILEAEPTIGYIHRAFEKIAENRPFYQITPLTDRMNYCSSPINNMGWWMTLEKLLDIEVPKRAQYLRVIVMELARITDHIICNSILGVDTGAYTGFLYVFQFREKVYEIYEEICGARLTTNMGRIGGFERDWSAEAFRKLDVFLQDFPAAWKEFENLFERNRIFIDRTVNVGAITAEQAMAYGFTGPNLRAAGVDYDVRVAQPYSSYEDFDFIIPVGKSGDTYDRFCVRNAEVWESLSIIRQALAKMPEGNDFHADVPDYYLPPKEDVYHNMESLIYHFKIVMGEVPVPVAEIYHPVEGGNGELGFYLVTDGSRTPYRLHFRRPCFIYYQAYPEMIKGSLLSDAIVILSSLNVIAGELDA, from the coding sequence ATGTCAGAACTATTATTACCACCAGAGCATCGCTATGCTAAAAGAATTGCAGCCCAATTAAATGAAGACGGAAGTGAGCTTTCGATTTTGAATTTAGGGCCTACTCACCCAGCGACACATGGTATTTTTCAAAATATTTTGTTGATGGATGGAGAACGTATTCTGGAAGCGGAACCAACCATTGGTTACATTCACAGAGCTTTCGAAAAAATTGCTGAAAATCGTCCTTTTTACCAAATCACCCCTCTTACTGATAGAATGAACTACTGTTCATCACCTATAAACAATATGGGTTGGTGGATGACATTAGAAAAATTGTTAGATATTGAAGTTCCTAAAAGAGCGCAATATTTAAGAGTTATTGTAATGGAGTTGGCGAGAATTACGGATCATATTATCTGTAACTCGATTCTGGGTGTTGATACCGGAGCCTATACCGGATTTTTATATGTTTTTCAATTTAGAGAAAAAGTGTACGAAATCTACGAAGAAATTTGTGGTGCTCGTTTGACTACTAATATGGGAAGAATTGGTGGTTTCGAAAGAGATTGGTCAGCAGAAGCTTTTAGAAAATTAGATGTGTTTTTACAAGACTTTCCAGCAGCTTGGAAAGAATTTGAAAACTTATTCGAAAGAAATAGAATTTTTATTGACAGAACTGTAAATGTTGGAGCTATAACGGCTGAACAAGCTATGGCTTATGGGTTTACAGGTCCAAATTTGCGTGCTGCAGGTGTTGATTATGATGTTCGTGTAGCGCAACCGTACTCTTCTTACGAAGATTTTGATTTTATTATTCCTGTTGGAAAGTCGGGTGATACGTATGACCGTTTTTGTGTTCGTAATGCCGAAGTTTGGGAAAGTTTGAGTATCATTCGTCAAGCTTTAGCAAAAATGCCAGAAGGCAATGATTTCCATGCGGATGTTCCGGATTATTACCTTCCTCCAAAAGAAGATGTTTACCATAATATGGAATCGTTAATTTATCATTTCAAAATTGTAATGGGTGAAGTTCCTGTTCCAGTTGCCGAAATATATCATCCAGTAGAAGGTGGTAATGGAGAACTAGGGTTTTATTTAGTAACTGATGGAAGCAGAACGCCTTATAGATTGCATTTCCGCAGACCTTGTTTTATTTATTATCAAGCGTATCCAGAAATGATTAAAGGTTCATTACTATCGGATGCAATTGTTATTTTATCAAGTTTAAATGTTATTGCCGGAGAATTAGACGCATAA
- a CDS encoding NADH-quinone oxidoreductase subunit J produces the protein MIHIPDLANATPIQIIFCVLSIITLATAFLTIFSRNPIHSAIYLVICFFSVAGHYLLLNAQFLAIVHIIVYSGAIMILFLFTIMLMNLNEQHEVHRPRITRLGAIVSFCLICIVLILIFINSKPIVGEYVATGEDFQSIKVLGRILLNEYMVPFEFASILLLVAMIGTVLLSKKEKLQK, from the coding sequence ATGATACATATACCTGATTTAGCTAATGCCACACCAATACAAATCATTTTTTGTGTTTTATCTATTATTACATTAGCCACTGCATTTTTGACAATTTTTAGTAGAAACCCGATTCACAGTGCTATTTATCTAGTGATTTGTTTCTTTTCGGTTGCAGGACATTATTTATTATTGAATGCACAGTTTTTAGCAATTGTTCACATTATTGTTTACTCTGGAGCTATTATGATTTTATTTTTATTCACCATTATGTTGATGAATTTGAATGAACAACATGAAGTCCATAGACCAAGGATTACCAGATTAGGCGCTATTGTTTCTTTTTGTTTGATATGCATCGTTCTTATTTTGATTTTTATAAACTCAAAACCAATTGTTGGAGAATACGTTGCTACTGGTGAAGATTTTCAGTCTATAAAAGTATTAGGTAGAATATTACTAAACGAATATATGGTTCCTTTTGAATTTGCTTCCATATTACTTTTGGTTGCTATGATTGGGACTGTTTTATTGTCTAAAAAAGAAAAACTGCAAAAATAA
- a CDS encoding 2Fe-2S iron-sulfur cluster-binding protein, producing the protein MKVTIDGQSIEVEPGTTILQAARMIGGEVVPPAMCYYSKLKGSGGKCRCCLVEVAKGSEADPRPMPKLMASCVTGCMDGMEVNSKSSERVTEARKSVTEFLLINHPLDCPVCDQAGECDLQNLSFEHGKSETRFIEEKRTFEPENIGDNIQLHMNRCILCYRCVMVADQLTDDRVHGVMDRGDHSNISTCISKAIDNEFSGNMIDVCPVGALTDKTFRFKSRVWFSKPYNAHRNCPTCSGKTTVWMFGDEIQRVTGRKDEYHEVDEFICNGCRFDHKEISDWTIEGPRAFEKDSVINQNKYNRKLEKVEIATEEHILLGREEDRKKISMAEIPLTEEDIINQKSLGNNG; encoded by the coding sequence ATGAAAGTAACAATAGACGGACAGTCAATAGAAGTAGAACCAGGAACAACAATCCTACAAGCAGCACGTATGATAGGTGGAGAAGTAGTTCCCCCTGCGATGTGCTATTATTCTAAACTAAAAGGAAGCGGTGGAAAATGCCGTTGTTGTTTAGTGGAAGTTGCAAAAGGAAGTGAAGCCGACCCAAGACCAATGCCAAAATTAATGGCTTCTTGTGTAACCGGTTGTATGGACGGAATGGAAGTGAACAGCAAATCTTCTGAGAGAGTAACCGAAGCCAGAAAATCAGTAACGGAGTTTTTATTAATCAATCACCCATTAGATTGTCCTGTTTGTGACCAAGCTGGTGAATGTGATTTGCAAAATTTAAGCTTTGAACACGGGAAATCAGAAACTCGTTTTATCGAAGAAAAAAGAACTTTTGAGCCAGAAAACATTGGTGATAATATTCAATTACACATGAATCGTTGTATCCTTTGCTACCGTTGCGTAATGGTTGCTGATCAATTGACTGATGATCGCGTGCACGGTGTAATGGATAGAGGAGATCATTCTAATATTTCGACTTGTATTTCTAAAGCAATCGACAATGAGTTCTCTGGAAACATGATTGACGTATGCCCTGTAGGAGCTTTAACTGATAAAACTTTTAGATTCAAATCTAGAGTTTGGTTCAGCAAGCCTTATAATGCACACAGAAATTGCCCTACTTGTTCTGGAAAAACTACAGTTTGGATGTTTGGTGACGAAATCCAGCGTGTTACCGGAAGAAAAGATGAGTACCATGAAGTAGATGAATTTATTTGTAATGGATGTCGTTTTGATCACAAAGAAATTTCAGATTGGACAATTGAAGGACCGAGAGCATTCGAAAAAGATTCGGTTATCAACCAAAATAAATACAACAGAAAATTAGAGAAAGTTGAAATCGCTACCGAAGAGCATATTCTTCTAGGTAGAGAGGAAGACCGTAAGAAAATAAGCATGGCCGAAATTCCATTGACCGAAGAAGATATTATAAATCAAAAAAGCTTGGGTAATAATGGATAG